The sequence below is a genomic window from Kitasatospora kifunensis.
GGTTGCTGCCGGGCACGGCGAGGCAGGAACGGCGCGGGCGCAGGCGGTTGACGGTCATGCGAGGGTCTCTTCCTTCGTGGTGGTCGGGGCCAGGTGGTTGGCCAGCCGGATCTCGTCGACGATCCGGCCGATGATGGTGGTGATGCCGAAGTCCTTCGGGGTGAACACGGCGGCGACGCCGGCGGCCTTGAGGGCCTCGCCGTCCGCTGCCGGGATGATGCCACCCACGATCACTGGCACATCCTCCACCCCGGCCCGGCGCAGCCGCCGCAGTACGTCGGGAACCAGCTCGGCGTGCGCGCCGGAGAGGATCGACAGACCCACGCAGTGCACGTCCTCGGCCACCGCGGCCGCCACGATCTGCTCCGGCGTCAGACGGATGCCCTGGTAGACCACCTCGAAGCCGGCGTCCCTGGCGCGCACCGCGATCTGCTCGGCGCCGTTGGAGTGCCCGTCCAGGCCGGGCTTGCCGACCAGCAGGCGCAGCTTGCCGCAGCCCAGCTCGGCCGCGGTCGCGGCGACCGCCGCGCGCACCGCCGCCAGCTCGCCGCCCGGCTCGGCCGGCACCGCCACCGGCGCGCCGCCGACCCCGGTGGGCGCTCGGTACTCGCCGAACACCTCGCGCAGTGCGAAGGCCCACTCGCCGGTGGTCACCCCGGCCCGTACGCAGTCCAGGGTGGCGGCCATCAGGTTGACCTCGGTGGTGGCGACCGCCTTGAGCTCGGCGAGCGCGCGCAGCGCCGCCGCCTCGTCGCGGTCGGCCTTCCAGGCCGCCAGGCCGTCCAGCACGCCCTGCTCGGCGGCCGGGTCGACCACCATGATCGCGGCGTCCAGGTCGGCGGTGAGCGGGTTCTCCTCGGTGGTGTCGAAGCAGTTCACCCCGACGATCTTGTCCTCGCCGCTCTCGATCCGGGCCCGCCGCTCGGCGTGCGAGGCGACCAGCGCGGACTTCAGGTAGCCGGACTCGACGGCCGGGATGATGCCTTCGCGCCCGGTGCCGTCACCCATGCCGAGTACCTTGGCGATCTCCGCCTCGGCGCCGGCCAGCAACTCGGCGGTCTTCGCCTCGACCACGTGCGAGCCGTTGAACAGGTCGCCGTACTCCAGCAGGTCCGACTCGTAGGCCAGCACCTGCTGGATCCGCAGCGACCACTGCTGGTCCCAGGGCCGGGGCAGGCCCAGCGCCTCGTTCCAGGCGGGCAGTTGGACGGCGCGGGCGCGGGCGTCCTTGGAGAGCGTGACGCCCAGCATCTCCAGCACGATCCGCTGGACGTTGTTCTCCGGCTGCGCCTCGGTCAGGCCGAGGGAGTTGACCTGCACGCCGTAGCGGAACCGGCGCTGCTTGGGGTCCTGGATGCCGTAGCGCTCCAGGGTGACCTTCTCCCAGAGCAGGCCGAAGGCGCGCAGCTTGCACATCTCCTCGACGAACCGCACGCCCGCGTTGACGAAGAAGGAGATCCGCCCGACCACCTCGCCCATCCGCTCCTGGGGCACCTGGCCGCTGTCGCGCACCGCGTCCAGCACGGTGATCGCGGTGCACATCGCGAAGGCGATCTCCTGCACCGGGGTGGCCCCGGCCTCCTGGAGGTGGTAGCTGCAGATGTTGATCGGGTTCCACTTGGGGATCCCGGCCACCGTGTAGGCGATCATGTCGGTGATCAGCCGGATGGACGGGCCGGGCGGGAAGACGTGCGTCCCGCGCGACAGGTACTCCTTGACGATGTCGTTCTGGGTGGTGCCGGTGAGCTTGGTGATGTCCGCGCCCTGCTCCTCGGCGACCACCTGGTAGAGCGCCAGCAGCCACATCGCGGTGGCGTTGATGGTCATCGAGGTGTTGGTCTGCTCGAGCGGGATGCCGTCGAACAGCGCGCGCATGTCGCCGAGGTGGCCGATCGGCACGCCGACCCGGCCGACCTCGCCGCGGGCCAGCACGTGGTCCGAGTCGTAGCCGGTCTGGGTGGGCAGGTCGAAGGCGACCGAGAGGCCGGTCTGGCCCTTGGCGAGGTTGCGCCGGTAGAGCGCGTTGGAGTCGGCCGCGGTGGAGTGGCCGGCGTAGGTGCGCATCAGCCAGGGTCGGTCGCGGTGCTGACGGTTCGTCATTAGATGTCCCGGAACCTATTGATGGCCGGCAGGTGCGCGGCGCGCAGTTCGTGGTCGCGGACGCCCAGGCCCTCCTCGGGGGACAGGCAGAGGACGCCGACCTTGCCCTGGTGCTTGTTGTGGTGCACGTCGAGGGCGGCCTGGCCGGTCTCCGCCAGGGAGTAGACCTTGGAGACGGTGGGGTGGATCTTGCCCTTGGCGATCAGCCGGTTGGCCTCCCAGGCCTCGCGGTAGTTGGCGAAGTGCGAGCCGACGATCTTCTTGAGCGACATCCACAGGTAGCGGTTGTCGTACTGGTGCATGAAGCCGGAGGTGGAGGCGCAGGTGACGATGGTGCCGCCCTTGCGGGTGACGTAGACGCTGGCGCCGAAGGTCTCCCGGCCCGGGTGCTCGAAGACGATGTCCACGTCCTCGCCGCCGGTCAGTTCGCGGATCCGGCCGCCCAGGCGCTTCCACTCGCGCGGGTCCTGGGTGTTCTCGTCCTTCCAGAACTTGTAGCCCTCGGCGCTGCGGTCGATGATCGCCTCGGCGCCCATCGCGCGGCAGATCTCGGCCTTCTGCGGGCTGGAGACCACGCAGATCGGGGTGGCGCCGCCGGCCAGCGCGTACTGGGTGGCGTAGGAGCCGAGGCCGCCGCTGGCGCCCCAGATCAGCACGTTGTCGCCCTGCTTCATGCCGGCGCCGTTGCGGCTGACCAGCTGGCGGTAGGCGGTGGAGTTGACCAGACCGGGGGAGGCGGCCTCCTCCCAGGTGAGGTGCCTGGGCTTGGGCATCAGCTGGTTGGTCTTGACCAGGGCCAGCTGGGCCAGGCCGCCGAAGTTGGTCTCGAAGCCCCAGATCCGCTGCTCGGGGTCCATCATCGTGTCGTTGTGGCCGTCCGGGCTCTCCAGCTCGACCGAGAGGCAGTGCGCGACCACCTCGTCGCCCGGCTTCCAGGCGTTGACGCCGGCGCCGGTCCGCAGCACGACGCCCGCGAGGTCCGAGCCGACCACGTGGTAGGGCAGGTCGTGACGCTTGGTCAGCGGGGACAGGCGCCCGTAGCGCTCCAGGAAGCCGAAGGTGGAGACCGGCTCGAAGATCGAGGACCAGACCGTGTTGTAGTTGACGGCGCTGGCCATCACGGCCACCAGGGCCTCGCCCGGGCCGAGTTCGGGCACCGCCACCTCGTCCAGGTG
It includes:
- the ccrA gene encoding crotonyl-CoA carboxylase/reductase, which encodes MKEILDAILSADSTTADFAALKLPESYRAMTLHKDEEQMFAGLASRDKDPRRSLHLDEVAVPELGPGEALVAVMASAVNYNTVWSSIFEPVSTFGFLERYGRLSPLTKRHDLPYHVVGSDLAGVVLRTGAGVNAWKPGDEVVAHCLSVELESPDGHNDTMMDPEQRIWGFETNFGGLAQLALVKTNQLMPKPRHLTWEEAASPGLVNSTAYRQLVSRNGAGMKQGDNVLIWGASGGLGSYATQYALAGGATPICVVSSPQKAEICRAMGAEAIIDRSAEGYKFWKDENTQDPREWKRLGGRIRELTGGEDVDIVFEHPGRETFGASVYVTRKGGTIVTCASTSGFMHQYDNRYLWMSLKKIVGSHFANYREAWEANRLIAKGKIHPTVSKVYSLAETGQAALDVHHNKHQGKVGVLCLSPEEGLGVRDHELRAAHLPAINRFRDI
- a CDS encoding protein meaA; translated protein: MTNRQHRDRPWLMRTYAGHSTAADSNALYRRNLAKGQTGLSVAFDLPTQTGYDSDHVLARGEVGRVGVPIGHLGDMRALFDGIPLEQTNTSMTINATAMWLLALYQVVAEEQGADITKLTGTTQNDIVKEYLSRGTHVFPPGPSIRLITDMIAYTVAGIPKWNPINICSYHLQEAGATPVQEIAFAMCTAITVLDAVRDSGQVPQERMGEVVGRISFFVNAGVRFVEEMCKLRAFGLLWEKVTLERYGIQDPKQRRFRYGVQVNSLGLTEAQPENNVQRIVLEMLGVTLSKDARARAVQLPAWNEALGLPRPWDQQWSLRIQQVLAYESDLLEYGDLFNGSHVVEAKTAELLAGAEAEIAKVLGMGDGTGREGIIPAVESGYLKSALVASHAERRARIESGEDKIVGVNCFDTTEENPLTADLDAAIMVVDPAAEQGVLDGLAAWKADRDEAAALRALAELKAVATTEVNLMAATLDCVRAGVTTGEWAFALREVFGEYRAPTGVGGAPVAVPAEPGGELAAVRAAVAATAAELGCGKLRLLVGKPGLDGHSNGAEQIAVRARDAGFEVVYQGIRLTPEQIVAAAVAEDVHCVGLSILSGAHAELVPDVLRRLRRAGVEDVPVIVGGIIPAADGEALKAAGVAAVFTPKDFGITTIIGRIVDEIRLANHLAPTTTKEETLA